Sequence from the Syntrophorhabdaceae bacterium genome:
ATCGTGCGTAATCATGATAATGGTTATCTTTTTCTTATCATTGAGCTCGGTGAGCGTATTAAAGAACGTTTCCCTGGCTTCGGGATCGAGCGCTGTAGTGGGTTCGTCAAGTATGAGAAGCTCGGGTCCGGCAACCATTGCCTTGGCTATGAGGACCCTCTGCTGCTGACCTCCCGAGAGCTCGCCGATGAGTTTCTCCTGAATGTTTGTGATATCCATGAGAGAAAGTACATCGTTGACGGCCTCGTCATCCCTCTGGCCTATCCTCTTGGGAAAGCCTTTCTTCGAAAGGAGTCCCAGGGAAACGATTTCTCTCACGGTAGCGGGAAAATGAGGATTGAAATCCTGCGCCTTCTGGGGCAAATATCCGACCTTCTCCCAGTTATTGAAGTCCTGAGGAGCTTGTCCGAAAAGCGATATCTTTCCCTTGGTAGGCTTGAGAAAACCGAGGACAATCTTTATGAGCGTTGTTTTTCCCGAACCGTTCGGTCCCACCACACCAACGTAGTCGCCCGTGCGTATCTGAAACGAGATGTCCGTCAATATCTCAATGCCATTGTACTGAAAATGAAGATGCTCTGAAGAAACCGGATCTACCGACACTGAAGCCCCACCTCCAGATTTTTCAGGTTTTCTTTCATGAGGTCGATGAAGGTCTTTCCGTCGGCGAGCTCTTCTTTGGAGATATTGTGGGCCCCGGAGAGTTTAAGAAGCTTCACCCCCGTCTCTCTTGCGAGAACTTCTGCCACCCTCGGCGTGATGAGCTCCTCATAATAGATATAGCGGACATTGTCACGCTCAATCATCTTCTTCAGTTCAATCATCTTTTTCGGCGAGGGTTCAGCATTGGGAGAGCCTGCATAGGCGGAGACATAGTGCAAGTGATAGCGATGCGCCAGGTAGTTAAAGGCAAAGTGGCCGCCATGGACAAACGTGTCCCTTTTGCAGTTCGAAAGACCATCTTTATACTCTTTATCCATGTCCTCAAGTTGGGCTTTATATGCCCCCGCGTTCTGTGTGTAGAAATCCCCGTTTTCCGGATCAATCTGCACAAGTCCCTTGAGAATGTTGTCGACCATCTTCTGTGCATTGGTAAAATCAAGCCAGATGTGAGGATCATAGGCATCCGGACTGTGGCGCTCCCCAAACTCCTGGCTGTCCTGCATGAGAGTAATACCGCTGCTCGTATCGACGACGAGGAGCTTCTTATTGTCTGCCCCGCGAAGAACACTCTCCACCCAGGGCTCCATGTATTTGCCTGTGTAAAGGAATAGGTCGGCGTCGGCAATCTTCAGCATGTCGCCCGGTTTCGGTTCGAAGCTGTGCGCTTCAACACCGGGAGGTAGAAGCAGCGTCACGTTGGCCCTGCCGTCGGCGATATGCCTTGCAAAGTCATAGACTGTAAAGAGCGTGGCCACAACCACCGGGGGTTTCTTACCTTGAAGGTTCTCGCTCTCACGGCTATGACAGAAACAAAGGAGGAATGCGGCGCACAACAGGCCGATTGTACATGCCCTTTTTGTCTTCATGAGCCGCTCCTGCGTTGCAGCGCGGAACCCGAACAGCACTCCCTGCAGTAACCGAAGACCTGGAGAAAGTGTGAAACTACCCTGCCTTTAAGCCTTTGTGTAACCTCCTGCTCAATGTCTTCCATACCGCAAAAGGTCAGGTCCTCAACCTTCTTGCAGGCTGTGCAGACAAAGTGATGGTGGTGGTCGGCATTATGGCAGTAATAGTAATAGAGCTTCCGGTCCGGGTGAACGACCTTTATAATAATGCCCGCATTGGAGAGATATTCAAGATTCCGATATACGGTAGGTAAACCGATATTCTTAAACAGGCCTTTGAGCCGTTTCCACACGTCTTCAGGACTCAGATAAGTCGGATCATGGGCGAGAACATCAAGTATGGCAAGTCGTTTGGGCGTTGCCTTCAAATGATAGTTTCTCAATAAGGTGGAAAAATCGGCGTCTCTGTTCATTTCACCATCTAAATGAAAACAGTTTTCATTTATAAATATATACATCGGGGTTCATAAGATCAAGGGGAAATTGAAAAATAGCGTCAGATACTGTACGGCAAGATCATGTACGTGGCCGACTATTGACTGCTCATTATCTTTAAGACTTCTATGTGGGAAAGATTTATTAGGCGCCGAAGCGCTAAGAACATCTATCAAGGCTACCGTTCAATTTCGTACCCTCTCCTCACCCACTCGGGATAGCCGCCGTAAAGCACCATCACATTCGAATACCCGATGTTTCTGGCTGCGAACGCAGCCTCCGCACTCGGCATTCAGCCCACGCCTCTGCAATAGAAAACAAGAGGCCTGTCTTTCTCTTTGGGCAGGAGGGCATCGAGCATACGGAATTTTTCTTGTGAAATGTTGATCGCCCCTGGGATATGGCCGAGTGAATACTCATACTCGGTCCGCGTGTCCACAACCACGAGTTTCGTGTCCCGGCTCATCATCTTCTTGAGCTCTTCAGCCTCGATGTCGTTCGCATAGGCTAACCTGCAAGACAGGGCGAATATGAAAAGAAGAATGAAGAAGAACCCTCTTACAATCCTCATGGTTTCCTGTAAATCGCGCGTATCGTTTTTTTCGCCTCTTCGATCTGGGACGCCGAGAGCGCGAATCCTTCCTCGGTACGCAACGGGCGGGACTCTACACGGTATACCCGTTCCTTCGTGGCGGCCTGATCCTTCATGCCCCGGGGGAGCTTAGGCGTGAGGCCGATGGCCTTTTCAACATCTTCAGGGAATTTTCCCGGATCGGCCGTTTCATATATGACCGCCGGTTTGTCATGCATGTTCTGTAAGAAGATGTCCAACGCCTTGTAGCCCACGGCGCCATGAGGATCAAGGATGATCCCGTACGTGTCGTACACATATTTCATGGTTACGTAGTGGAGTGGATTGGTGACGCCGATGGAAACGATGTCTTTTCGCATGGCAGCCATATCCGGCGCTCGGTCGATGACACCCGGCCTCATAACATTCCCTGTTGCCGTGTCCCGCTCATCGTACATGTGGCCGCCGTAAAAATCAATGAGGCGCGCAAGGTTACTCGGGTGCGACACAATCATTGCTGAGGACGGCGATTTAACAGAAGGCCGCACGGAGTACGTGCCTGATTCAAGAAACTCGGGAAACTCCGTGTTCTCGTTGACACCGCACACGATCTTCTCAACGGGAAGTCCCATCTGCCGCGCAACTACCGTACCCATCATGTTGCCGAAATTGCCCGACGGCACGCTGGCGATAAACGATTCATCCGCGGCATCAATCTTAGAATATGCGTAAAAAGGGTAGACCGCCTGAGGGAGAAGTCTGCCAATACTTATGGAATTTGCCGATGTGAATCGCTCTTCATCGTCAAAGATCTCAAGGGCGAGCTCTTTATCTGCGAGGATATTCTTTGCCAGGGCCTGACAGACATCGAAATCACCATCTATTTCAAATGCGTGGACATTATCGCCAAGGGTTGTCATCTGTCGCCTTTGACCGTCACTGATAGACCCTTTTGGATAGAAGACAATGTTGTCGATGTTCTCTAGACCGTGGAGGGCATCCGCGACCGCGCCGCCTGTGTCCCCGCTCGTA
This genomic interval carries:
- a CDS encoding ABC transporter ATP-binding protein; this encodes MSVDPVSSEHLHFQYNGIEILTDISFQIRTGDYVGVVGPNGSGKTTLIKIVLGFLKPTKGKISLFGQAPQDFNNWEKVGYLPQKAQDFNPHFPATVREIVSLGLLSKKGFPKRIGQRDDEAVNDVLSLMDITNIQEKLIGELSGGQQQRVLIAKAMVAGPELLILDEPTTALDPEARETFFNTLTELNDKKKITIIMITHDIGTIGKHATELLYLDKQVIFYGTFDTFCASHEMASYFGEYSQHVICHRHD
- a CDS encoding metal ABC transporter substrate-binding protein codes for the protein MKTKRACTIGLLCAAFLLCFCHSRESENLQGKKPPVVVATLFTVYDFARHIADGRANVTLLLPPGVEAHSFEPKPGDMLKIADADLFLYTGKYMEPWVESVLRGADNKKLLVVDTSSGITLMQDSQEFGERHSPDAYDPHIWLDFTNAQKMVDNILKGLVQIDPENGDFYTQNAGAYKAQLEDMDKEYKDGLSNCKRDTFVHGGHFAFNYLAHRYHLHYVSAYAGSPNAEPSPKKMIELKKMIERDNVRYIYYEELITPRVAEVLARETGVKLLKLSGAHNISKEELADGKTFIDLMKENLKNLEVGLQCR
- a CDS encoding transcriptional repressor; this translates as MNRDADFSTLLRNYHLKATPKRLAILDVLAHDPTYLSPEDVWKRLKGLFKNIGLPTVYRNLEYLSNAGIIIKVVHPDRKLYYYYCHNADHHHHFVCTACKKVEDLTFCGMEDIEQEVTQRLKGRVVSHFLQVFGYCRECCSGSALQRRSGS
- a CDS encoding rhodanese-like domain-containing protein, which codes for MPSAEAAFAARNIGYSNVMVLYGGYPEWVRRGYEIER
- a CDS encoding rhodanese-like domain-containing protein, which encodes MRIVRGFFFILLFIFALSCRLAYANDIEAEELKKMMSRDTKLVVVDTRTEYEYSLGHIPGAINISQEKFRMLDALLPKEKDRPLVFYCRGVG
- the thrC gene encoding threonine synthase → MNPIWFYSTNNRDEKVNFEAALLKGMASNYGLYMVARDDIPVIPSERIRAMRPMSYAEIAYEVLHPFLGGEIPSEKLRALLEDAYRYETIPTQIEHVTGRTYIMWLTKGPTYSFKDYAARFFGRALDYFLSRKSLKRVVVVATSGDTGGAVADALHGLENIDNIVFYPKGSISDGQRRQMTTLGDNVHAFEIDGDFDVCQALAKNILADKELALEIFDDEERFTSANSISIGRLLPQAVYPFYAYSKIDAADESFIASVPSGNFGNMMGTVVARQMGLPVEKIVCGVNENTEFPEFLESGTYSVRPSVKSPSSAMIVSHPSNLARLIDFYGGHMYDERDTATGNVMRPGVIDRAPDMAAMRKDIVSIGVTNPLHYVTMKYVYDTYGIILDPHGAVGYKALDIFLQNMHDKPAVIYETADPGKFPEDVEKAIGLTPKLPRGMKDQAATKERVYRVESRPLRTEEGFALSASQIEEAKKTIRAIYRKP